In the genome of Myxococcaceae bacterium JPH2, one region contains:
- the mrdA gene encoding penicillin-binding protein 2: MTPPTLGNTTPGRDLKRRFLWLGLAMSLGLCALAIQLYRLQLIRYDEYAAKSVANFVKEVRLRADRGVIKDARGTILVDSRPSFDAFVTPAFCTDCFEQVVPRLAELLQWDGEQRKKVEDLLRAGRRNAPFQPVPVRIDLTRDEYDRLAARRDILDGVEVVPVPHRNYRSGNVLSHVLGYMNEITQEELDRLNADGARYALGDYIGRRGLERYFESKLRGEDGVRKEVVNARGQTIEELNVKLGENAVVPPTAGSNLVLSIDMRLQEEAERAFPGVSGAVVAIDVNTGFIKALVSRPGFDPNLLTGRVTPQQMALLARDPLHPMINRVAAEHYSPGSTFKIVTQLAAYKSGLFRPETVVNCPGGYRLGARLWRCHKDSGHGPLDGKNAMKASCDTWFYKVADTIGLDPISEMGKSLGLGSPTGIGVVAEVPGIMPSTAYHEKASPGGYTKGMALNSAIGQGDDNVTPLQLALVYAAVANGGTLFKPQLVQRLENLDGQVTEEFKPEVVRMTDINPAHRKAVIEGLIATAQEPGGTAYRARLAGIRDKDLLVAAKTGTAQVSRIGAVRLKTFQMSYFERDHAWFAGFAPANKPELAVVVLNEHGGHGGADAAPTAMAIFQKYFDLKSEDATAPPPRPNQPYTPTLPPAPSLDEAALTRSAAVPPIEPLAPGEPANPPDESEEEPSATAD, translated from the coding sequence GTGACGCCTCCGACGCTGGGCAACACCACGCCGGGCCGCGATCTCAAGCGGCGCTTCCTCTGGCTGGGCCTGGCGATGTCGCTGGGATTGTGCGCGCTGGCCATCCAGCTCTACCGGCTTCAGCTCATCCGCTATGACGAATACGCGGCCAAGAGCGTGGCCAACTTCGTCAAGGAAGTGCGGCTGCGCGCGGACCGCGGCGTCATCAAGGACGCGCGCGGCACCATCCTGGTGGACAGCCGTCCCTCGTTCGACGCCTTCGTCACGCCGGCCTTCTGCACGGACTGCTTCGAGCAGGTCGTCCCGCGCCTGGCGGAGTTGCTGCAGTGGGATGGCGAGCAGCGCAAGAAGGTGGAGGACCTCTTGCGCGCGGGCCGCCGCAACGCGCCGTTCCAGCCGGTGCCGGTGCGCATCGACCTGACGCGCGACGAGTACGACCGCCTGGCCGCGCGGCGCGACATCCTGGACGGCGTGGAGGTGGTGCCCGTCCCGCACCGCAACTACCGCTCCGGCAACGTGCTGTCGCACGTGCTGGGCTACATGAACGAAATCACCCAGGAGGAGCTGGATCGGCTCAATGCCGACGGCGCCCGCTACGCCCTGGGCGACTACATCGGGCGGCGCGGCCTGGAGCGCTACTTCGAGTCCAAGCTGCGAGGCGAGGACGGCGTGCGCAAGGAAGTGGTGAACGCGCGCGGGCAGACCATCGAGGAGCTCAACGTCAAGCTGGGCGAGAACGCGGTGGTGCCGCCCACGGCGGGCAGCAACCTCGTGCTGTCCATCGACATGCGGTTGCAGGAGGAGGCCGAGCGCGCCTTCCCCGGTGTGTCCGGCGCGGTGGTGGCCATCGACGTCAACACGGGCTTCATCAAGGCGCTGGTGTCGCGCCCCGGGTTTGATCCGAACCTGCTCACCGGCCGCGTGACGCCGCAGCAGATGGCGCTGCTGGCGAGGGATCCGCTCCACCCGATGATCAACCGCGTGGCGGCGGAGCACTACAGCCCGGGCTCGACGTTCAAGATCGTCACGCAGCTGGCCGCGTACAAGTCGGGCCTCTTCCGTCCCGAGACGGTGGTGAATTGCCCCGGCGGCTATCGGCTGGGCGCGCGCCTGTGGCGCTGCCACAAGGACAGCGGTCACGGCCCGCTGGATGGCAAGAACGCGATGAAGGCGTCGTGCGACACCTGGTTCTACAAGGTGGCGGACACCATCGGCCTGGATCCCATCTCGGAGATGGGCAAGTCGCTGGGCCTGGGCAGCCCCACGGGCATCGGCGTGGTGGCCGAGGTGCCGGGCATCATGCCGTCCACCGCGTACCACGAGAAGGCGTCTCCCGGCGGCTACACCAAGGGCATGGCGCTCAACAGCGCCATCGGGCAGGGCGACGATAACGTCACACCACTCCAGCTCGCGCTGGTGTATGCGGCGGTGGCCAATGGCGGCACGCTGTTCAAGCCGCAGCTCGTGCAGCGGTTGGAGAACCTGGACGGACAGGTGACCGAGGAGTTCAAGCCGGAAGTGGTGCGCATGACGGACATCAACCCCGCGCACCGCAAGGCCGTCATCGAGGGATTGATCGCGACGGCGCAGGAGCCGGGCGGCACGGCGTACCGCGCGCGCCTGGCGGGCATCCGCGACAAGGACCTGCTCGTGGCGGCCAAGACGGGCACCGCGCAGGTGTCGCGCATTGGCGCCGTGCGCTTGAAGACGTTCCAGATGAGCTACTTCGAGCGGGACCACGCGTGGTTCGCGGGCTTCGCGCCCGCCAACAAGCCCGAGCTGGCGGTGGTGGTGCTCAACGAGCACGGCGGCCACGGCGGCGCTGACGCGGCGCCCACCGCCATGGCGATCTTCCAGAAGTACTTCGACCTGAAGTCCGAGGACGCCACGGCGCCACCGCCGCGTCCCAACCAGCCCTACACGCCCACGCTGCCGCCCGCGCCCAGCCTGGACGAGGCCGCTCTGACGCGCAGCGCGGCGGTGCCGCCCATCGAGCCGCTGGCGCCCGGTGAGCCCGCGAATCCGCCCGACGAGTCCGAGGAGGAACCCAGTGCAACTGCGGATTGA
- the ccsA gene encoding cytochrome c biogenesis protein CcsA has product MSHSLVSLACHAYGLAALVYFAYLVRQSEVLATTGRVLVGGGLVLHGVALFALLGAQGGLPVGPAQGFSSLAFLLLAIFFALDVRYRRPVIGAFLTPLAVTVLVPGLLMEGGPSPLPPAVRQPLLPLHVSLALLGLAAFAVAAGVGVMYLLMERQVRAKRFGLLFSRLPSLEFLDTLNRRLVVWGFIALSVTLATGAFFVSTAPGVGWTWDAKEVATVVAWGVFAALVNARIFAGWRGRRVALLTMAGFGLVLVSFLSSYDLSSATRGMP; this is encoded by the coding sequence ATGAGCCATTCGCTCGTCTCGCTCGCATGTCACGCCTATGGGCTCGCCGCCCTGGTCTACTTCGCCTACCTGGTCCGCCAGTCGGAGGTGCTCGCCACCACGGGTCGGGTGCTGGTGGGGGGCGGCCTGGTGCTGCACGGCGTGGCGCTCTTCGCACTTTTGGGAGCGCAAGGCGGGCTGCCCGTGGGGCCGGCGCAAGGCTTCTCCTCGCTCGCCTTCCTGCTGCTCGCCATCTTCTTCGCCTTGGACGTGCGCTATCGCAGGCCCGTGATTGGCGCGTTCCTCACGCCGCTCGCGGTGACGGTGCTGGTGCCGGGGCTGTTGATGGAGGGCGGGCCGTCTCCGCTGCCTCCCGCGGTGCGCCAGCCGCTCCTGCCGCTGCACGTGAGCCTCGCGCTGCTGGGGCTCGCGGCCTTCGCGGTGGCCGCGGGGGTGGGGGTGATGTACCTGCTGATGGAGCGCCAGGTGCGCGCCAAGCGCTTCGGGCTCCTGTTCTCGCGGTTGCCGTCGCTGGAGTTCCTGGACACCCTCAACCGCCGCCTGGTGGTGTGGGGGTTCATCGCGTTGTCGGTGACGCTGGCCACGGGGGCCTTCTTCGTGAGCACGGCCCCAGGCGTGGGCTGGACGTGGGATGCGAAGGAGGTGGCGACGGTGGTGGCCTGGGGGGTGTTCGCCGCGCTCGTCAACGCGCGCATCTTCGCGGGCTGGAGAGGTCGCCGCGTGGCGCTGCTGACCATGGCGGGCTTCGGGTTGGTGTTGGTGTCGTTCCTTTCTTCGTATGACCTGTCCTCCGCGACTCGGGGGATGCCTTAG
- a CDS encoding YggS family pyridoxal phosphate-dependent enzyme: MSTSVAENLARVRERVAAACKRAGRPVESVTLVAVSKLKPAALIREAYAAGQRDFGENYAQELRDKAVELADLKDLRWHAIGALQTNKVKYVARVASAFHALDRLEVARELAKRRQDAPPLPCYVEVNVGGEATKSGLPPSELGAFLDAAKELSALQLVGLMALPPPSEDDARVREGFRALRELARAHGLPGLSMGTTHDFEQAIEEGATLVRVGTAIFGERT, translated from the coding sequence ATGAGCACGAGCGTGGCGGAGAACCTGGCCCGGGTGCGAGAGCGCGTCGCGGCGGCGTGCAAGCGCGCGGGGCGTCCCGTGGAGTCCGTCACGCTGGTGGCCGTCTCCAAGCTCAAGCCCGCGGCCCTCATCCGCGAGGCGTACGCCGCCGGGCAGCGCGACTTCGGCGAGAACTACGCCCAGGAGCTGCGCGACAAGGCGGTGGAGCTGGCCGACTTGAAGGACCTGCGCTGGCACGCCATCGGCGCCCTGCAGACCAACAAGGTGAAGTACGTCGCCCGCGTCGCGAGCGCCTTCCACGCGCTGGACCGCCTGGAGGTCGCGCGGGAGCTGGCCAAGCGCCGCCAGGACGCGCCGCCCCTGCCCTGTTACGTCGAGGTGAACGTGGGGGGCGAGGCGACCAAGAGCGGCCTGCCCCCCTCCGAGCTGGGCGCATTCCTGGATGCGGCGAAGGAGCTGTCCGCGCTCCAGCTCGTGGGACTGATGGCGCTGCCGCCTCCCTCCGAGGACGACGCCCGCGTGCGCGAGGGCTTCCGCGCGCTGCGGGAGCTGGCCCGAGCGCACGGGCTGCCGGGCCTGTCCATGGGAACGACCCACGACTTCGAGCAGGCCATCGAGGAAGGCGCCACGCTCGTCCGGGTGGGCACGGCCATCTTCGGCGAGCGGACCTGA
- the trxA gene encoding thioredoxin, translating to MAGADVINIGDGDFKTQVLESKEPVLVDFWATWCAPCRAIAPSVDALATQYKGQVKFAKVNIDENQDTPQNYGIRSIPTLLVFKGGQVVEQIVGAVPKSRIEDAIKKTL from the coding sequence ATGGCAGGCGCTGACGTGATCAACATCGGGGACGGAGACTTCAAGACGCAGGTGCTGGAATCGAAGGAGCCCGTGCTGGTCGACTTCTGGGCCACCTGGTGCGCGCCCTGCCGCGCCATCGCGCCCTCCGTCGACGCACTGGCCACCCAGTACAAGGGCCAGGTGAAGTTCGCCAAGGTCAACATCGACGAGAACCAGGACACGCCGCAGAACTACGGCATCCGTTCCATCCCCACCCTGCTCGTCTTCAAGGGTGGCCAGGTCGTCGAGCAGATTGTCGGTGCGGTGCCCAAGTCCCGCATCGAAGACGCCATCAAGAAGACCCTGTAG
- the rodA gene encoding rod shape-determining protein RodA, with the protein MVPHVPWGLIVCVLGVCALGIWNLASASRPPLAPVWSSQLLYLGLGIASVLVVCLVDYRWIQTMALPIYGLNILALLALKVIGHTAKGAESWFVIGPFRLQPAEFMKIGVVLMLAKVYHDDFRPNEPSYGLIRLWKPVLVVMVPFVLVLVQPDLGTALMIFLSSLTVILFGKVRWYLSAVLVGGLLVGALIIWNDYVREMPEPRTTIVRHYLKKHQSQRISGWLDPEADLRGSGYHAAQSKIAVGSGGLTGKGWREGTQTGLRFLPEQHTDFIFSVWAEEHGFVMCLLLLVFYGGLFILGLGVGFNARDRFGAFVAVGVVATIFWQVFENIGMVIGLLPVTGITLPLMSYGGSSMLSVMISIGLLVNVSMRRHMF; encoded by the coding sequence ATGGTGCCCCACGTCCCGTGGGGACTCATCGTCTGCGTGCTCGGCGTGTGCGCGCTGGGAATCTGGAATCTGGCGTCGGCCTCGCGCCCGCCGCTCGCGCCGGTGTGGTCCAGCCAGCTGCTCTACCTGGGGCTGGGGATCGCCTCGGTGCTGGTGGTGTGCCTGGTGGACTACCGGTGGATCCAGACCATGGCCTTGCCCATCTATGGGCTCAACATCCTGGCGCTCCTGGCGCTCAAGGTGATTGGCCATACAGCCAAGGGCGCGGAGAGCTGGTTCGTCATTGGCCCGTTCCGCTTGCAGCCCGCCGAGTTCATGAAGATTGGCGTCGTGCTGATGCTGGCCAAGGTCTATCACGACGACTTCCGCCCCAACGAGCCCTCCTACGGGTTGATCCGTCTGTGGAAGCCCGTGCTCGTGGTGATGGTGCCGTTCGTGCTGGTGCTGGTGCAGCCAGACCTGGGCACCGCGCTGATGATCTTCCTCTCGTCCCTGACGGTCATCCTGTTCGGCAAGGTGCGCTGGTACCTGTCCGCCGTCCTGGTGGGCGGGCTGCTCGTGGGCGCGCTCATCATCTGGAATGACTACGTGCGCGAGATGCCCGAGCCGCGCACCACCATCGTTCGCCACTACCTGAAGAAGCACCAGAGCCAGCGCATCTCGGGTTGGTTGGATCCCGAGGCGGACCTGCGCGGCAGCGGCTATCACGCGGCGCAATCGAAGATCGCCGTGGGCAGCGGAGGACTCACTGGCAAGGGCTGGCGCGAGGGAACCCAGACGGGGCTGCGCTTCCTGCCGGAGCAGCACACGGACTTCATCTTCTCCGTGTGGGCCGAGGAGCATGGCTTCGTGATGTGCCTGCTGTTGCTCGTCTTCTACGGCGGCCTGTTCATCCTGGGCCTGGGCGTGGGGTTCAACGCGCGGGACCGCTTTGGCGCTTTCGTGGCCGTGGGCGTGGTGGCCACCATCTTCTGGCAGGTGTTCGAGAACATCGGGATGGTCATCGGGCTGTTGCCCGTGACAGGAATCACGCTGCCGCTGATGAGCTACGGCGGGTCGTCCATGCTGTCCGTGATGATCAGCATCGGCTTGTTGGTGAATGTGAGCATGCGCCGCCACATGTTCTGA
- the mreC gene encoding rod shape-determining protein MreC codes for MLSLLKRYRRPLLVGILLLYPLAAFLVSGRRGRDPNVIDRGVIALTAPVQQGLTATIDGAVAAVRNYLDLRGVRQENDALHLENLQLRSTVQVLGEARAENGRLRKLLAYAEAVPGPEVPARVVGVNPVAKLLSVRISSGEQDGVFRGMSVVTPDGIVGQVIRATGGYADVALVTDPQSRVAVRVQRSRARGTAAGAGNGPLTLENMLRTEDVEDGDLIITSGTDSIYPPGLVVGRVTHLEKKEHGMFQRADIIPAVDTSRLEEVLVVGSPYSAMAPGATAEGSQK; via the coding sequence GTGCTGTCCTTGCTCAAGCGGTACCGCCGCCCCTTGCTCGTGGGGATCCTGCTGCTCTACCCGCTCGCCGCCTTCCTGGTGAGCGGGCGACGTGGCAGGGACCCGAATGTCATCGACCGAGGCGTCATCGCCCTGACTGCCCCCGTGCAGCAGGGACTCACCGCGACCATCGACGGCGCCGTGGCCGCGGTGCGCAACTACCTGGACCTCCGGGGGGTGCGTCAGGAGAACGACGCGCTCCACCTGGAGAACCTCCAGCTGCGCTCGACGGTGCAGGTGCTGGGGGAGGCCAGGGCGGAGAACGGGCGGCTGCGCAAGCTCTTGGCCTACGCGGAGGCCGTGCCGGGGCCCGAGGTGCCTGCCCGGGTGGTGGGCGTCAACCCAGTGGCCAAGCTGCTTTCGGTGCGCATCAGCAGCGGCGAGCAGGACGGCGTGTTTCGTGGCATGTCCGTGGTGACACCGGATGGCATCGTGGGGCAGGTCATCCGGGCAACGGGAGGCTACGCGGACGTGGCGCTGGTGACGGATCCTCAGAGTCGGGTGGCGGTGCGCGTGCAGCGCTCGCGTGCGCGCGGCACGGCGGCGGGGGCCGGCAACGGGCCGCTGACGCTGGAGAACATGCTGCGCACGGAGGACGTGGAGGACGGCGACCTCATCATCACCTCCGGCACGGACAGCATCTATCCCCCGGGCCTCGTGGTGGGGCGGGTCACCCACCTGGAGAAGAAGGAGCACGGCATGTTCCAGCGCGCGGACATCATCCCCGCGGTGGACACCAGCCGGCTCGAGGAAGTGCTGGTGGTGGGCAGCCCCTACAGCGCGATGGCGCCTGGGGCCACGGCGGAGGGCTCGCAGAAATGA
- a CDS encoding PilZ domain-containing protein → MQKKGTQKAQVGAQVVTRDGAMTERSSTPVRPPMMRPPVEVARPVAPPVKVTTPAPQRPNFSPIIEANDGEPEHRHFPRAQLATRFDLWMEDEEGGRRFSASLTSINVSVSGAFLESTFFLPLGTVMGSRFALEDGAPPVEARAEIVREERGTGHDGRSGFALRFLDFSGQTEVALARLFLGMRLRAFAEDYLKSQRARSLPNELERVVDVLAAWELMKATSPGDPWRGE, encoded by the coding sequence ATGCAGAAAAAGGGAACGCAGAAGGCTCAGGTCGGGGCGCAGGTGGTGACACGGGATGGGGCAATGACGGAGCGGAGCAGCACTCCTGTGCGCCCTCCCATGATGCGTCCTCCGGTCGAGGTGGCACGGCCTGTCGCGCCGCCCGTGAAGGTGACGACGCCGGCGCCGCAGCGTCCAAACTTCTCACCCATCATCGAGGCCAACGACGGCGAGCCGGAGCACCGGCACTTTCCGCGGGCTCAGCTCGCCACTCGGTTTGATTTGTGGATGGAGGACGAGGAGGGGGGACGCCGCTTCTCCGCCAGCCTCACGTCCATCAACGTGAGCGTCAGCGGCGCCTTCCTGGAGAGCACCTTCTTCCTGCCGCTGGGCACCGTCATGGGCAGCCGCTTCGCGCTCGAGGACGGCGCACCTCCCGTGGAGGCGCGCGCGGAAATCGTTCGCGAGGAGCGAGGCACCGGACATGACGGGCGCAGCGGCTTTGCCCTGCGCTTCTTGGACTTTTCAGGACAGACGGAGGTGGCGCTCGCCAGACTCTTCCTGGGTATGCGCTTGCGTGCCTTCGCCGAGGACTACCTCAAATCCCAACGGGCCCGTTCACTTCCCAACGAATTGGAGCGCGTGGTGGATGTGTTGGCCGCCTGGGAATTGATGAAGGCGACCTCCCCCGGAGACCCCTGGCGGGGCGAGTGA
- the maf gene encoding septum formation inhibitor Maf: MHTHADQTPQLVLASSSPRRKDLLSQLGLPFIVSAADIDETPHPGEPAVDYVTRLAREKARTVASRHPGAWVLAADTTVVLGLELLGKPQDAAEARAMIGRLSGRTHEVHTGVALAGRHEESFIVRTRVTFRSLGDSEIAWYASTGESLDKAGGYALQGKGAFMVASVEGSPTNVIGLPLCETLALLERAGMPLPWKGQS, from the coding sequence ATGCACACGCACGCGGATCAAACCCCGCAGCTCGTCCTCGCCTCGTCTTCGCCTCGGCGCAAAGATCTGCTGTCTCAACTCGGACTCCCATTCATCGTGTCCGCGGCCGACATCGACGAGACGCCCCATCCGGGCGAGCCCGCGGTGGACTATGTGACGAGGCTGGCCCGAGAGAAAGCCCGGACCGTCGCTTCTCGTCATCCCGGCGCCTGGGTGCTGGCGGCGGATACCACGGTGGTGCTCGGACTGGAGCTGCTCGGCAAGCCCCAGGACGCCGCCGAGGCCCGTGCGATGATCGGCCGACTGTCCGGTCGGACCCACGAGGTTCACACTGGCGTGGCCCTCGCGGGCCGGCACGAGGAATCGTTCATCGTGCGAACCCGCGTCACCTTCCGGTCACTCGGCGACTCGGAGATCGCCTGGTACGCCTCGACGGGCGAGTCGCTCGACAAGGCCGGGGGCTATGCCCTGCAAGGCAAGGGCGCGTTCATGGTGGCCAGCGTGGAGGGCAGCCCCACGAACGTCATCGGCCTGCCTCTCTGCGAGACGCTCGCGCTGCTGGAGCGCGCGGGGATGCCGCTTCCCTGGAAGGGCCAGTCATGA
- a CDS encoding SurA N-terminal domain-containing protein, with amino-acid sequence MDGLNPRKVISLLFIIGIAVVFTLQFGPGSSGFGRGGGAARAAPSAAAVVNGKEIPLRDFSMAWARQMNFLRSQGSPITEQLARNFHLDQQVLERLVNAELLAQAAEQHGIAPSDEELRTLIHQNADFHDKDGNFDFERYQQVLRDFYRKTPPEYEAELRRSLSAQKMLDVVRTGAVVSDDEVHARYEKDGNQAKLAFARFLPTMYADKVTAPTAQQLADFSKAHEKEIKDYYDANKFVYQQPERIRARQILVKLAPDATAEQKAQAKTRAEALRQEIAGGKDFAAVAKASSEDPGSKDKGGDLGWIERGSWEPALADAAFALKAGEVSQPVETKFGVHLVKVDEKQAAQDKKLEDVKGEIATTLYKQDKAKELAKADADKALAALKGGKSLKEQFPVAEGQQPALLRFETETKPEAVETDSFTSAGESVPHLGPAPALVKATFAANAAQPLGEVFPIGEGFVVAQVVDRQKPDAAGFEKRKDELRAQANQAKQIELTESFLKSLRKSGNVITNTEAIDSLLGPASAG; translated from the coding sequence ATGGACGGTCTGAACCCCCGGAAGGTCATTTCCCTGCTGTTCATCATCGGCATCGCCGTGGTGTTCACGCTGCAGTTCGGCCCGGGTAGCTCCGGGTTCGGTCGCGGCGGTGGCGCGGCGCGGGCAGCTCCTAGCGCAGCAGCCGTGGTCAATGGCAAGGAAATCCCCTTGCGTGACTTCAGCATGGCCTGGGCTCGCCAGATGAACTTCCTGCGCTCGCAGGGCAGCCCCATCACGGAGCAGCTCGCACGCAATTTCCATCTGGACCAGCAGGTGCTCGAGCGGTTGGTCAACGCCGAGCTGCTCGCCCAGGCCGCCGAGCAGCACGGCATCGCGCCCTCGGATGAGGAGCTGCGCACGCTCATCCACCAGAACGCCGACTTCCACGACAAGGACGGCAACTTCGACTTCGAGCGCTACCAGCAGGTGCTGCGCGACTTCTACCGGAAGACGCCGCCCGAGTACGAGGCGGAGCTGCGCCGGTCGCTCTCCGCGCAGAAGATGCTGGACGTGGTCCGCACGGGCGCCGTGGTGTCCGACGACGAGGTCCACGCGCGCTACGAGAAGGACGGCAACCAGGCGAAGCTGGCCTTCGCGCGCTTCCTGCCCACGATGTACGCCGACAAGGTCACGGCGCCCACGGCGCAGCAGCTCGCGGACTTCTCGAAGGCTCACGAGAAGGAGATCAAGGACTACTACGACGCGAACAAGTTCGTGTACCAGCAGCCGGAGCGCATCCGCGCGCGGCAGATCCTGGTGAAGCTGGCGCCGGACGCCACGGCGGAGCAGAAGGCCCAGGCCAAGACGCGCGCCGAGGCGCTGCGCCAGGAGATCGCCGGCGGCAAGGACTTCGCCGCGGTGGCCAAGGCGAGCAGCGAGGATCCGGGCAGCAAGGACAAGGGCGGCGACCTGGGATGGATCGAGCGCGGCAGCTGGGAGCCGGCGCTGGCGGACGCGGCCTTCGCGCTGAAGGCGGGCGAGGTCTCGCAGCCGGTGGAGACGAAGTTCGGCGTGCACCTGGTGAAGGTGGACGAGAAGCAGGCCGCCCAGGACAAGAAGCTGGAGGACGTGAAGGGCGAGATCGCCACCACCCTCTACAAGCAGGACAAGGCCAAGGAGCTGGCCAAGGCGGACGCGGACAAGGCGCTGGCCGCCCTCAAGGGTGGCAAGTCGCTGAAGGAGCAGTTCCCCGTGGCCGAGGGCCAGCAGCCAGCCCTGCTGCGCTTCGAGACGGAGACGAAGCCCGAGGCCGTGGAGACGGACAGCTTCACGTCCGCGGGCGAGTCGGTGCCGCACCTGGGCCCCGCGCCGGCGCTGGTGAAGGCGACCTTCGCCGCCAATGCCGCGCAGCCGCTCGGCGAGGTCTTCCCCATCGGTGAGGGCTTCGTGGTGGCGCAGGTGGTGGACCGTCAGAAGCCGGACGCCGCGGGCTTCGAGAAGCGCAAGGACGAGCTGCGCGCCCAGGCCAATCAGGCCAAGCAGATCGAGCTGACGGAGTCGTTCCTCAAGTCGCTGCGCAAGAGCGGCAACGTCATCACCAACACCGAGGCGATCGACTCGCTCCTCGGCCCTGCGTCCGCGGGGTAG
- a CDS encoding sensor domain-containing diguanylate cyclase translates to MNPADLLTAMKRTVEQLAAFNEMAKALTSTLELREVLALVMQKVSGLLLPRNWSLILQDDRTGKLYFEIAVGEGAAVLKGLQLNPSEGIAGAVFSSGVARLVHDVGGDPSFSPRFDEASAFHTRSILAVPLLARGRVLGLIELVNGPTDPPFSNDDLTILTAIADYAAIAIENARNFRRVQELTITDEHTGCFNARHLRAQLELEVKRSVRFHRPLSLVFLDLDHFKSINDHHGHLMGSATLKEVGDLLMGLGRNNLDAVFRYGGDEFAVMLVETGADGAQIIARRICEAFRERTFLQAQGLDVRLTASVGVASFPDHAHSSLDLIRAADFAMYAAKARGRDGVAVADRPVGDREPPDFSSAR, encoded by the coding sequence ATGAACCCCGCGGACCTCCTGACGGCCATGAAGCGGACGGTCGAGCAGCTGGCCGCCTTCAACGAGATGGCGAAGGCGTTGACTTCCACGCTGGAGCTCCGGGAAGTCCTGGCGCTCGTCATGCAGAAGGTGAGCGGCCTGCTGCTCCCGCGGAACTGGTCGCTCATCCTCCAGGACGACCGGACCGGAAAGCTCTACTTCGAGATCGCCGTGGGGGAGGGCGCCGCGGTCCTCAAGGGCCTGCAGCTCAACCCCAGCGAGGGCATCGCGGGCGCGGTGTTCAGCTCCGGGGTGGCGCGGCTGGTCCATGACGTGGGCGGCGACCCCAGCTTCTCGCCCCGCTTCGATGAGGCCTCCGCCTTCCACACCCGCTCCATCCTCGCCGTTCCGCTGCTCGCGCGCGGGCGCGTGCTGGGGCTCATCGAGTTGGTGAACGGCCCCACGGATCCGCCGTTCTCCAACGACGACCTCACCATCCTCACCGCCATCGCGGACTACGCGGCCATCGCCATCGAGAACGCGCGCAACTTCCGGCGCGTGCAGGAACTCACCATCACGGACGAGCACACCGGCTGCTTCAACGCGCGGCACCTGCGCGCGCAGCTCGAGCTGGAGGTGAAGCGTTCGGTGCGCTTCCACCGCCCGCTGTCGCTCGTGTTCCTGGACCTGGACCACTTCAAGTCCATCAACGATCACCACGGCCACCTGATGGGCAGCGCCACGCTCAAAGAAGTGGGCGATCTGCTCATGGGCCTGGGGCGCAACAACCTGGACGCGGTGTTCCGCTACGGCGGCGACGAGTTCGCGGTGATGCTGGTGGAGACGGGCGCGGACGGCGCTCAAATCATCGCCCGGCGCATCTGCGAGGCCTTCCGCGAGCGGACCTTCCTCCAGGCCCAGGGCCTCGACGTGCGCCTCACCGCGAGCGTCGGGGTGGCATCCTTCCCTGACCACGCCCACTCGTCGCTGGACCTCATCCGCGCGGCGGACTTCGCCATGTACGCGGCCAAGGCGCGCGGCCGAGACGGCGTCGCGGTGGCGGACCGGCCGGTGGGGGACCGCGAGCCGCCGGACTTCTCCTCGGCGCGCTGA